A stretch of DNA from Calditrichota bacterium:
GTATGCTTATTGCATCTCGGGCAAAACTTTTTAATTTCTATTCGCTCGGGATGTTTACGCTTATTCTTCGTCGTCGTGTAATTTCGCTCTTTGCAAACCGTGCATTCAAGCGTAATGATATCTCGCATATTATATGTACCAATTTGGATTATTCGATTATTTTAGAAACAACACCAGCACCCACGGTCCGACCGCCTTCCCGAATGGCAAACCGAAGCCCTTCTTCCATGGCGATCTCG
This window harbors:
- the rpmG gene encoding 50S ribosomal protein L33, whose amino-acid sequence is MRDIITLECTVCKERNYTTTKNKRKHPERIEIKKFCPRCNKHTVHKETR
- a CDS encoding elongation factor Tu, giving the protein EIAMEEGLRFAIREGGRTVGAGVVSKIIE